Genomic segment of Candidatus Eremiobacteraceae bacterium:
CACCGCTATGATTTCCACACCTCCGCCGCCCGAAGCCGGACTGCGCGGCGCAGTCGTCGGCAACACGAGCCTGTCGTCCATCAACGGCGACGAGGGCAAGCTGATCTATCGCGGCCTCGACATCCACGACTTGGCGCGCAACGCCACGTTCGAAGAGATCTGCTACCTGCTCTGGTTCGGCGCGCTGCCGACGCGCGCGCACCTCGACGAGCTGCGCGCCAAACTCGCGCAGCGGCGCGCGCTGCCCGCGCAACTGGTCGCGCTGCTCAAAGACCTGCCCTCGACGGCGGCGCCGATGGACGTGCTGCGCACCGCGGTCTCAGCGCTCGGCCTGTTCGATCCAAACGTCGCCGACATGTCGCGCGAGGCCAGCCTCGAAAAGGCGATCAGCCTGACCGCGATCTTCCCCACCATCCTAGCGGCGTATCATCACCTCAATCGCGGCGATGCCATCATCCAGCCGCGCGCCGATCTCGACACCGCGGCGAACTTCCTTTACATGTTCTTCGGCAAGGAGCCGGAGCGCGACGCCGCACGCGTGCTCGACGTGGCGCTCATCCTCCACGCCGACCACGGCATGAATGCATCGACCTTCTCCGCGATCGTCACGGCGGCGACGCTCTCGGATATGTACAGCGCGATCACGTCCGCCATCGGCACGCTCAAAGGTCCGTTGCACGGCGGCGCCAACGAAGGCGTCATCAAGAACCTGCTTGAGATCGACCGCCCCGAGCGCGTGGACGAATGGGTCACGGAGAAGCTGGCCAAGCACGACAAGATCATGGGATTCGGCCACGCGGTATACAAGGCGTACGACCCGCGCGCGACGGAGCTCAAGGCGATCGCCAAGGAGGTCGGCCAGCGCGCCGGCAGCTCGCGCTGGGTCGACCTGACAGAGCTCATGGAGCAGGCGGTCTGGCAGCGCAAGCAATTGTACCCGAACGTCGACCTCTACAGCGCGTCCGTCTACTACACGCTGGGGTTCCCGACCGAATACTTCACGCCGATCTTCGCGATGAGCCGCGTCAGCGGATGGTGCGCCCACGTGCTCGAGCAGTACGCGGACAACAAGCTGATCCGTCCGCGGGCGAACTACGTCGGCGCGCGCGGCGTCGCATACGTGCCGCTCGACAAGCGCGCCGCCGACATCACCCTGTAGTTCCGGGCTCCTGTAGTAGCGCATTCTTTGAACGCGCTAAATCGCCATCTCCATCATGTAGGGCGTGGTGGGCGCTTTGCTGCCCGCCATCGGCTCCACGCTGAACGCGACGATGTCGCCCTTTTGCACGGGCATGGACATGTCCATCATCGTCATGCCGCCGTGCATCACCATACCCGCC
This window contains:
- a CDS encoding citrate/2-methylcitrate synthase; this translates as MISTPPPPEAGLRGAVVGNTSLSSINGDEGKLIYRGLDIHDLARNATFEEICYLLWFGALPTRAHLDELRAKLAQRRALPAQLVALLKDLPSTAAPMDVLRTAVSALGLFDPNVADMSREASLEKAISLTAIFPTILAAYHHLNRGDAIIQPRADLDTAANFLYMFFGKEPERDAARVLDVALILHADHGMNASTFSAIVTAATLSDMYSAITSAIGTLKGPLHGGANEGVIKNLLEIDRPERVDEWVTEKLAKHDKIMGFGHAVYKAYDPRATELKAIAKEVGQRAGSSRWVDLTELMEQAVWQRKQLYPNVDLYSASVYYTLGFPTEYFTPIFAMSRVSGWCAHVLEQYADNKLIRPRANYVGARGVAYVPLDKRAADITL